In Lactuca sativa cultivar Salinas chromosome 5, Lsat_Salinas_v11, whole genome shotgun sequence, the DNA window CAACTACGAAATATCCTCAATTTTCAAACGGCTAGTACTCACTCAAACCCTACGACTCTGACGTGGCAATTGACGTACAGCTTGGTGATACGCCAAACCCTAGCACCTAATCTAACTTCTATAAATTGGAGCGTTACCAATTGCAAAACCATACGTGGAAAAAATCAATCTcagtattttttttttggtttcattCCTCATCTTCGATCTTCCATTACTATTATTATTTTGACAAAATGAGTTCCAAATCTTTGTTTTTGTGTTTCACTACTTGTCTGATATTGTTCTCGATGAATGTTTTTGGCGCCGAAGCAACAGAGTTTTTGGTTGGTGGAAACAAGAATTCGTGGCATATCCATACTTCTCCAAACGAGTTGAATGAATGGGCTGAAAAGGAACGATTTAGGATCGGAGATTCACTTGGTAATTCTTTTTCTTTCGTGTTTTCCATCCAAAAGTCAATTGTTATTAGCAATATTTGGTAGAGTAGTGTAATCAATGCGATATCATATTATGATCAAGCTGATATATTTCACCTTATACTatgtaatttgtatttatttcatTATCATATAGTTCTAAATTCGGGAAAAGACTTTAAtggttatatttattattatgaaTTTCAGTATTCAAATACGATTCAAAGATCGATTCAGTGCTACGAGTGGATGAAGAAGACTACAAAAAATGCAATAAATCAAACCCCAGCAAGTCGTATAATGATGGTAACACAAAAATCAAGCTTGATGAAGCAGGACCTTTCTTTTTCATTAGCGGTGCTAATGGGCATTGCGagaagggtgagaagcttgaGGTTAAGGTTTTATCGCAGAAACATGCAGGCTCGGTTGGTGGATCATCTCCTTCGCAAGCTCCTAAACCATCTCCGAAGGTATTACCACGTCCAGTACTTACTCCTGCAAATGCTCCTCCTTCTCCGGTCATTACTCCAGCAACTGCTCCAACAGCCAGTACGGCGTCATCCAATGCTTGGGTGATTGGTATTTCAACCATGGCTATTATGGCTACCTTGTTTGTTGTTGCTATGGTTTGAGGAAAATTTTCAAGATTTTGTTTTAatagtttcggtttttattttaAGTTCTAGATATATTTTGGGGTGAATTACACTTTGCATTGTGGTTGATTTGTTTCAAGTATTAATTGCGATTTATTTTCTTCTATGTTtgttacatttttttttgtttaatctttttaatttaaatttaaattcatGAATACGCTTAATCTCTTATAACGAAAGTATTTTTACTGCATAAAGGAATTTTTTGTGTACTTTGACATCACCGTGGCGTAAAAAAAGTATACATATCTCGATTTCTTTAGTCATCAAAAGAGCATGCATATCGGTCTCATGATCTCCTATAGAGCGCGAAATATGGCCTTATGGAATTGATTATATGAACAATATCAAGTAAGAAATATTTTTTAGAAATGATGTTTCGGGTTTGGGATTATTTATGTAaatagtaaattacacgaatggtccctatggtttggggtaatttgcatgcttggtccctaatttattttttttaactcagaagatccctattgtttgtttttgttacacgtttggtccctgtcttacctaaaaagactattatttaaataaagaaaaatggaGGGATAGGTAAAATAAGGTGAGGGGTTgagttgggggtgtgtttatttaaaaaaaaataaaaaatcaagggaaaaatagtctttttaggcaagacagagaccaaacacgtaacaaaaagaAACAGTAGAGatt includes these proteins:
- the LOC111909243 gene encoding early nodulin-like protein 1, which codes for MSSKSLFLCFTTCLILFSMNVFGAEATEFLVGGNKNSWHIHTSPNELNEWAEKERFRIGDSLVFKYDSKIDSVLRVDEEDYKKCNKSNPSKSYNDGNTKIKLDEAGPFFFISGANGHCEKGEKLEVKVLSQKHAGSVGGSSPSQAPKPSPKVLPRPVLTPANAPPSPVITPATAPTASTASSNAWVIGISTMAIMATLFVVAMV